A window of Phyllobacterium sp. T1293 contains these coding sequences:
- a CDS encoding translocation/assembly module TamB domain-containing protein: MTRIFAVIFLLLFAAPALAQDSAEAEKSYFLSFVENQLSTPNRQIVISDIQGVLSSEASIGSITIADREGIWLRITNAKIVWSRLALLRGRLDINSLGAERIDIIRKPLPDNSLPSPETKGFSLPELPLAVILQDLQIGRMAFGENIFGLKSEISLAGNVTLDDGSLDSNLKVQRLDGPGGQFAIKAAYAKATQKIDLDLSLNEPQNGIAANLLNIEGRPPVALSFKGSGPLSDIALQLTLDAAGKRVLTGNTQINRQGEGLAFKSTVDGQIAMLVPPLFRDFFGNDTALVVNGVVRDAGGVSLDRLNIKSAALSVDATGDTTNDGFLRRLKVNASIADPTGKKVILPVAGGQTTVDKAVLAVAFGTSANNDWSSTVDVTNLTTNSFASKSVNLVAKGLAENLDNPAARSLTYDVTGDVSGITAKRADVAKALGELIQLKINGDWKAGTPVNLKQALVAANGFSTSLAGTIDKFIYNGDILVKASSIAPFSELAGREVAGSLDLKANGAVEALTGGFDLMLDGHATGMKLGIDSADRVLEGETRITGGLARGQAGLSAKNFRVENPQTLVTANGTFATGAANFDFGLDLTNLALLSEKAGGALKVKGSARGSDGIIGLAFNAGVPDGKLSGRKLSEAAFSFNGLLLKDALDGRVSGLAFLDGVRADLATEFALYDDEKRLSNVQFIAGGTRLRGDVTQDKKGLLQGNLTLASSDVSTAAALFLLEATGKANAAIALSHDDEQQNVDIKGDIDGLKASNVVVGKAAIALAAQNIFKVPSANGTVTATTVSAGGIEISNLDAQATQEGKTTDFKLNAALKNGAKTSVGGSLEPTEKGFLLSLANMDLTKGTLAARLVQPAAINVAGSNVSFGDIILDIGKGKVTVRGDVAEKLDLSVAIDKLPLDIANTVKPDLGLGGEINGTAKIGGTRDKPDVNFNMQARAITAAMLKKAGLDGLNLDAKGTSTTDQLNVDAHLTGANGLDASAKGSVPLTPGQLAVDLTLGNLPLRALNGVVKDQNLAGNVTGRGRITGTLQKPNAEFDLKGSGLSAKPLQEAGLSPLQLTAAGRFANDMLTLSSAKADGPQGFTVSASGNVPVSGSGLGINVTGNIPLALANRFLADRGTQAKGNIDVTASVSGSFQQPLIRGMFSANGAEIVDPETNLRLQRITLLGSMEGQTVTIRTLNAGLSTGGTVSATGTISTDAAANFPANIQIKLDKARYADGNMVVATLTGALGINGSLTRDPLIAGNINIDRAEISVPESFGGSSAVIDVKHKKTPKAVAKTLKRAKADQPTTAKSTARPSVVRLDVNVTAPSKIFVRGRGLDTELGGSVRLTGPATNIQPVGGFDMIRGRLEILGQRITFTEGQVTLVGDLDPELNFVASTQSSDITVNVGVKGRVSDLKITFSSQPELPQDEVLARLIFNRSITELSPLQIARLAAAAAELAGGSNSSLIDSLRKSTGLDDLDVVTDSEGNAGVKAGRYIRDNVYLGVEAGAAGKTKGTINLDVTPQLKAKGSVGSDGDSGAGVFFEKDY; encoded by the coding sequence TTGACCCGGATTTTCGCAGTCATATTCCTTCTGCTTTTTGCAGCACCGGCTTTGGCACAGGATAGCGCCGAGGCAGAGAAATCCTATTTCCTCAGCTTCGTCGAAAATCAGCTGTCGACACCCAATCGACAGATCGTCATTTCAGATATTCAGGGCGTGCTGTCGTCAGAAGCGAGCATTGGCAGTATCACCATCGCCGATCGTGAGGGCATCTGGCTGCGTATCACCAATGCCAAAATCGTCTGGAGCAGGTTGGCGTTGCTGCGTGGCCGCCTTGATATCAACAGTCTCGGTGCCGAACGAATTGATATCATTCGCAAGCCGTTGCCGGACAACAGCCTGCCTTCGCCCGAGACCAAGGGCTTCAGCCTGCCGGAATTGCCACTGGCGGTCATTTTGCAGGATTTGCAGATTGGACGCATGGCCTTTGGCGAGAATATCTTCGGGTTGAAATCCGAGATTTCGCTTGCGGGTAATGTCACGCTTGATGATGGATCACTGGATTCTAACCTCAAGGTACAACGCCTCGACGGGCCAGGAGGCCAGTTCGCCATTAAGGCCGCCTATGCCAAGGCAACCCAGAAGATCGACCTTGATCTTTCACTCAATGAACCGCAGAACGGCATCGCCGCCAACCTTCTCAATATTGAGGGCAGACCTCCGGTCGCGCTGTCATTTAAAGGTTCCGGACCGCTCAGCGACATCGCGTTGCAATTGACATTGGATGCTGCGGGCAAGCGCGTGCTAACTGGCAACACACAGATCAACCGGCAGGGCGAGGGACTTGCTTTCAAAAGCACGGTCGATGGCCAGATCGCTATGCTGGTGCCGCCGCTTTTCCGGGATTTCTTTGGTAACGACACCGCGCTTGTGGTCAATGGCGTCGTGCGGGATGCAGGCGGTGTGTCGCTTGATCGATTGAATATCAAGAGCGCCGCCCTGTCGGTCGATGCGACGGGTGATACAACCAATGATGGTTTCCTGCGACGTCTGAAAGTCAATGCTTCCATTGCCGATCCGACAGGCAAGAAAGTCATTCTGCCTGTCGCGGGTGGTCAGACGACTGTCGACAAGGCCGTGCTGGCGGTCGCCTTTGGCACGAGTGCCAATAATGACTGGTCGAGCACGGTTGACGTGACCAATCTGACAACCAACAGTTTTGCTTCCAAATCGGTCAATCTGGTTGCCAAAGGGCTGGCGGAAAATCTCGACAATCCAGCAGCTCGCTCACTGACCTATGATGTAACCGGCGATGTATCGGGCATCACGGCCAAACGTGCCGATGTTGCCAAGGCGCTGGGCGAATTGATTCAGTTGAAGATAAACGGCGACTGGAAGGCCGGCACGCCAGTCAACCTCAAACAGGCGCTGGTTGCCGCCAACGGATTCAGCACCTCGCTTGCGGGAACCATCGACAAGTTCATCTACAATGGTGACATACTGGTCAAGGCATCAAGCATTGCGCCGTTCTCGGAATTGGCTGGTCGGGAAGTCGCCGGTTCGCTCGATCTGAAAGCCAATGGTGCCGTCGAAGCGCTGACAGGCGGCTTTGATCTGATGCTGGATGGTCATGCCACTGGCATGAAGCTCGGTATCGATTCCGCAGACCGTGTGCTTGAAGGCGAAACCCGCATCACTGGCGGCCTTGCCCGCGGGCAAGCGGGGCTTAGCGCCAAGAATTTCCGGGTTGAAAACCCGCAGACGCTCGTTACCGCCAATGGCACCTTTGCAACCGGCGCTGCCAATTTCGATTTCGGCCTTGATCTGACCAATCTTGCCCTCCTTTCCGAGAAGGCCGGTGGTGCGTTGAAGGTTAAGGGCAGTGCGCGTGGCAGTGACGGCATCATCGGCCTGGCTTTCAATGCGGGCGTGCCGGATGGCAAGCTTTCAGGGCGCAAGCTCAGCGAAGCCGCATTCTCGTTCAATGGACTACTCCTCAAGGATGCGCTTGATGGCCGGGTATCGGGCCTCGCTTTCCTTGACGGCGTACGTGCTGATCTTGCCACGGAATTTGCGCTTTACGACGATGAAAAACGTCTGAGCAATGTGCAGTTCATTGCCGGTGGAACGCGTCTGCGCGGTGATGTCACCCAGGACAAGAAGGGCCTGCTTCAGGGCAATCTCACTCTCGCCTCCAGCGATGTATCGACAGCCGCCGCGCTATTCCTTCTGGAAGCAACAGGCAAGGCCAATGCTGCCATTGCACTCTCCCATGATGACGAGCAACAGAATGTCGACATCAAGGGGGACATTGATGGCTTGAAGGCAAGCAATGTTGTTGTCGGCAAGGCAGCGATAGCGCTGGCCGCACAGAATATTTTCAAAGTGCCCTCTGCCAACGGCACGGTGACGGCAACCACTGTTTCAGCTGGTGGCATTGAGATTTCCAATCTGGATGCTCAGGCAACGCAGGAAGGCAAGACCACTGATTTCAAGCTCAACGCCGCATTGAAGAATGGTGCGAAAACGTCTGTTGGCGGTTCGCTTGAACCGACCGAGAAGGGTTTTCTGCTGTCGCTGGCCAATATGGATCTGACCAAAGGCACGCTTGCTGCCCGGTTGGTGCAACCAGCAGCGATCAATGTTGCTGGCAGCAATGTTTCCTTTGGCGATATTATTCTCGATATCGGCAAGGGCAAGGTGACTGTGCGTGGTGACGTGGCCGAAAAGCTTGATCTGTCGGTTGCCATTGACAAGCTGCCTCTCGATATTGCCAACACGGTTAAGCCCGATCTGGGTTTGGGCGGCGAGATCAACGGCACGGCAAAGATTGGCGGTACGCGTGACAAGCCTGATGTCAATTTCAATATGCAGGCCCGTGCAATCACCGCTGCCATGTTGAAAAAAGCCGGACTTGATGGTCTCAATCTCGATGCCAAGGGAACATCGACCACCGATCAACTCAATGTCGATGCACATCTGACCGGGGCCAACGGGCTCGATGCCTCTGCGAAAGGTTCTGTGCCCCTGACGCCAGGACAACTTGCTGTTGATCTGACGCTTGGCAATCTGCCGCTTCGCGCTCTTAACGGCGTGGTGAAGGATCAGAATCTGGCCGGTAATGTCACCGGTCGTGGCCGTATCACCGGCACGCTGCAAAAGCCCAATGCCGAGTTCGACCTCAAAGGTTCTGGCCTGTCCGCCAAGCCCTTGCAGGAGGCTGGCCTTTCGCCGCTGCAACTGACCGCCGCAGGCCGCTTTGCCAATGACATGTTGACGCTTTCTTCGGCCAAGGCAGATGGTCCGCAAGGCTTTACAGTTTCCGCAAGTGGCAATGTGCCTGTCTCGGGTTCCGGCCTTGGCATCAATGTAACAGGCAATATTCCGCTGGCGCTTGCCAACCGGTTCCTTGCTGATCGTGGCACACAGGCCAAAGGCAATATCGATGTAACCGCTTCGGTTTCCGGCAGTTTCCAGCAACCGTTGATCCGCGGCATGTTCTCCGCCAATGGCGCTGAGATAGTAGACCCGGAAACCAATCTGCGTCTGCAGCGCATTACCCTGCTTGGCAGCATGGAAGGGCAGACGGTGACGATCCGCACACTCAATGCCGGGCTTTCCACAGGCGGCACGGTCAGTGCGACCGGCACTATTTCCACGGATGCAGCCGCAAATTTCCCTGCCAATATTCAGATCAAGCTCGACAAGGCACGCTATGCCGATGGCAATATGGTCGTCGCCACGCTGACCGGGGCGCTCGGCATCAATGGTTCATTGACGCGTGATCCACTGATTGCAGGTAACATCAACATTGACCGTGCGGAAATCAGCGTTCCCGAAAGCTTTGGCGGCTCGTCTGCGGTTATTGATGTCAAGCACAAGAAAACGCCAAAGGCTGTTGCCAAGACGCTGAAACGCGCCAAGGCCGATCAGCCGACCACCGCAAAGTCCACAGCACGGCCCAGCGTTGTCAGACTTGATGTCAATGTGACAGCGCCCAGCAAGATTTTCGTGCGCGGTCGCGGTCTCGATACGGAACTTGGCGGTTCGGTGCGCCTGACAGGCCCTGCTACCAATATCCAGCCCGTTGGTGGCTTTGACATGATCCGCGGGCGTTTGGAGATCTTGGGCCAACGCATCACTTTCACCGAGGGTCAGGTTACATTGGTCGGCGATCTTGATCCGGAACTTAACTTTGTTGCCAGCACGCAAAGCAGTGACATTACGGTGAATGTTGGCGTCAAGGGCCGGGTTTCCGATCTGAAGATTACCTTTTCATCGCAGCCGGAATTGCCTCAGGACGAGGTGCTTGCGCGCCTGATCTTCAACCGCTCCATCACGGAACTGTCGCCGTTGCAGATTGCCCGATTGGCCGCAGCCGCTGCGGAGCTGGCTGGTGGATCAAATTCGTCCCTGATCGATAGTCTGCGCAAAAGCACTGGCCTTGACGATCTTGACGTGGTGACGGACAGCGAAGGCAATGCCGGTGTCAAAGCTGGCCGCTATATCCGTGACAACGTCTATCTCGGAGTTGAGGCAGGAGCGGCAGGCAAGACCAAGGGCACGATCAATCTTGATGTGACCCCGCAATTGAAAGCCAAGGGCTCTGTCGGTAGCGATGGCGACTCGGGCGCCGGTGTGTTTTTCGAAAAAGACTATTGA
- a CDS encoding autotransporter assembly complex protein TamA — translation MDFKRPQASCFGAALLALTAFVSPAQAFDLFGVHLWGAKKEDDADSVIADPQKYTVETAASTNDQTKTLVEGASGLFADKEKPASGAAGLLAKARGDYRRILGALYADGRYGGTISIQVDGKEASDIPPDAVLSEPAKVVISVDPGAQFLFASARVKNMAPPTLDPKDFVESPEKEGYIAGEIARSTAIVKAERLVVDAWRQQGHPKAKIVSREVVADHENNQIDATIDADPGAKAGFAPVQVKGTERMDPEFVAFITGLQPGQEYDPDEIERAKKRLSRLEVFRSARIEEGDAIGKDGLLPITVAVQEQKLRRFGVGGSYSTLDGVGLETYWLQRNLFGRAERLRIDAKIGGIGSQSYDPSEYSYLLGASFTKPGVYTPDTDFIASLIGERKVLDAYTQTSITANAGFTQIFSDELSGKLTANVAKSQFTDDFFGKRNFLTVGLIGGLTYDSRNSKVDPAHGYYLEGLLSPFYEVEYGNFATKLTAEGRTYFGFGTDDRFVLASRLKLGSIVGAEIAELPSDELFFAGGGGSVRGYAYRNIGVNARRNGDNYVIGGRSLVEGSVEARAKLTNTIGAVAFVDAGYVGEESFPDFAQQLRVGVGAGIRYNTGLGPIRLDVAMPLDRQTDDPSFAFYVGIGQAF, via the coding sequence ATGGACTTCAAGCGCCCACAGGCCAGTTGTTTCGGTGCCGCATTGCTGGCCCTTACGGCTTTTGTCTCGCCTGCCCAGGCCTTTGATCTTTTCGGCGTTCATCTCTGGGGTGCCAAAAAGGAAGACGATGCCGATTCGGTGATCGCTGACCCGCAGAAATACACGGTTGAAACCGCCGCCTCCACGAATGATCAGACCAAGACGCTGGTTGAAGGCGCATCAGGCCTTTTTGCCGACAAGGAAAAACCAGCCTCCGGCGCGGCGGGACTGCTCGCCAAGGCGCGGGGCGACTACCGGCGCATTCTCGGCGCTCTTTATGCGGATGGCCGCTATGGCGGAACCATCAGCATTCAGGTTGACGGCAAGGAAGCCAGCGATATTCCGCCCGATGCGGTTCTATCTGAGCCTGCCAAAGTCGTCATCTCGGTTGATCCCGGCGCGCAGTTTCTGTTTGCATCGGCGCGTGTGAAAAACATGGCGCCACCGACGCTCGATCCAAAGGACTTTGTCGAAAGCCCCGAAAAGGAAGGCTATATTGCCGGTGAGATTGCCCGCTCCACCGCCATCGTCAAGGCCGAGCGTCTTGTAGTCGATGCGTGGCGCCAGCAGGGGCATCCCAAGGCGAAGATTGTCAGCCGTGAGGTAGTGGCCGATCACGAGAACAACCAGATTGATGCGACCATCGATGCCGATCCCGGCGCGAAAGCTGGTTTCGCACCGGTTCAGGTCAAGGGCACCGAGCGCATGGACCCGGAGTTCGTCGCGTTTATTACTGGTCTGCAACCCGGTCAGGAATACGATCCGGACGAGATCGAAAGGGCCAAGAAGCGCCTCTCGCGCCTTGAGGTCTTCCGTTCGGCACGAATTGAGGAAGGTGACGCCATTGGTAAAGATGGCTTGCTGCCGATCACCGTGGCCGTACAGGAACAGAAGCTGCGCCGCTTTGGTGTCGGTGGCAGTTATTCGACACTGGATGGTGTCGGGCTTGAGACGTACTGGCTGCAGCGCAACCTGTTCGGGCGGGCGGAGCGCCTGCGCATCGATGCCAAAATCGGTGGCATTGGCAGCCAGTCCTATGATCCGTCGGAATACAGCTATCTGCTTGGTGCGAGCTTTACAAAGCCCGGCGTCTATACGCCCGATACGGATTTCATCGCGTCGTTGATCGGTGAACGCAAGGTGCTCGACGCCTATACGCAAACGTCCATCACCGCTAATGCCGGGTTCACCCAGATTTTCTCTGATGAGTTATCCGGCAAGCTTACGGCCAATGTTGCCAAATCGCAGTTCACAGACGATTTCTTCGGCAAACGCAATTTTCTGACCGTTGGGCTGATCGGTGGCCTCACCTATGACAGCCGCAACAGCAAGGTTGACCCAGCACACGGTTATTATCTTGAAGGCCTGCTTTCACCCTTCTACGAAGTTGAGTATGGCAACTTTGCTACCAAGCTCACGGCAGAAGGCCGTACCTATTTCGGTTTCGGCACCGATGACCGGTTTGTACTGGCCAGCCGTCTGAAACTTGGCTCGATCGTCGGTGCAGAGATTGCCGAATTGCCCTCGGATGAGTTGTTCTTCGCTGGTGGCGGTGGTTCGGTGCGCGGCTATGCCTATCGCAACATCGGTGTAAATGCACGGCGCAATGGCGACAATTATGTCATCGGCGGACGATCACTCGTCGAGGGTTCTGTTGAAGCACGCGCCAAGCTGACAAATACGATTGGTGCCGTTGCCTTTGTTGATGCGGGCTATGTCGGTGAGGAATCATTTCCGGATTTCGCCCAGCAATTGCGGGTCGGCGTTGGCGCTGGCATCCGCTATAATACGGGTCTCGGCCCGATCCGCCTTGATGTGGCGATGCCGCTTGATCGGCAGACAGATGATCCCAGTTTTGCTTTCTACGTTGGTATAGGACAGGCGTTTTGA
- a CDS encoding DUF4160 domain-containing protein, translating into MPTIARIGNIKIQIYAEDHNPPHFHVITPDREAIVALADLSILQGSLRNGDYRVVREWAFQHRRFLEDEWNSSNG; encoded by the coding sequence ATGCCGACCATCGCCAGAATCGGAAATATCAAAATTCAAATTTATGCCGAAGATCATAACCCGCCACACTTTCACGTCATCACACCTGATCGTGAGGCTATCGTTGCCTTGGCGGATCTATCAATTTTGCAAGGCTCGCTTCGCAATGGCGATTACCGGGTTGTGCGTGAATGGGCATTCCAGCACAGGAGATTTCTTGAAGATGAATGGAACAGCAGTAATGGATGA
- a CDS encoding DUF2442 domain-containing protein, which translates to MDDDIISVGAPLPRIDEAIALNERKVQIRWRTGETQIIDTMPALASKRIFITLRTNDALFLTLKVNEDGNAIEWEDGAELSAIWLERLAPAMFDNGQFREAMDELGMSLDGMAAALEISRRLIADFRKDKPIPRHIALATRYLVEHNRKSA; encoded by the coding sequence ATGGATGACGATATTATATCTGTTGGCGCGCCTCTACCTCGCATTGACGAAGCAATTGCTCTCAATGAGAGAAAGGTTCAAATCAGGTGGCGGACCGGCGAAACGCAGATTATCGACACAATGCCCGCCCTCGCAAGCAAACGCATTTTCATTACCCTGCGAACGAATGATGCCCTCTTCTTAACACTCAAAGTCAACGAAGATGGAAATGCAATCGAATGGGAGGATGGCGCAGAACTCTCCGCTATATGGCTTGAGCGCCTCGCCCCGGCCATGTTCGACAATGGTCAGTTCAGAGAGGCCATGGATGAGCTTGGCATGAGTCTTGATGGCATGGCGGCTGCGCTGGAAATCTCGCGTCGCCTCATTGCAGATTTCCGCAAGGACAAGCCTATCCCCCGGCACATCGCACTCGCCACGCGCTATCTCGTCGAGCACAATAGAAAGAGCGCCTGA
- a CDS encoding D-amino acid dehydrogenase translates to MTHIAIIGAGITGVTTAYALARQGYSVTVFDRNRYAAMETSFANGGQLSASNAEVWNSWSTVLKGMKWMLRKDAPLLMNPKPSWHKYSWMAEFVMNIPHYEENTIATTRLAIEARKRMFEIAADEKIDFDLEKRGILHIYRSKYGYDHAVKVNKLLEAGGLDRRAVTNEEIRSIEPTLNGSFYGGFFTPSDSTGDIHKFTRGLAAAAIRHGVRFIGDADVSALKHGTDGVVVEWGKASVANSATETERFDAIVICAGIASRKFAAQLGDRVNIYPVKGYSITVNLDDVESQKSAPWVSLLDDDAKIVTSRLGAGRLRVAGTAEYNGENRDIRHDRVKPLVDWSRDLFPGMDTSNVVPWAGLRPMMPNMLPRVGAGKRPGVFYNTGHGHLGWTLSAATAEIVADHISAAIPVDAKLHTGWLAAAE, encoded by the coding sequence ATGACCCATATCGCCATTATCGGCGCCGGTATCACCGGCGTAACGACCGCCTATGCGCTTGCCCGTCAGGGTTATTCCGTCACCGTTTTTGATCGCAACCGTTATGCGGCCATGGAAACGTCCTTCGCCAATGGCGGCCAATTGTCGGCCTCCAATGCGGAAGTGTGGAACAGCTGGTCAACGGTGCTCAAGGGTATGAAGTGGATGCTGCGCAAGGACGCGCCGCTTTTGATGAACCCGAAGCCTTCCTGGCACAAATATTCCTGGATGGCGGAGTTCGTGATGAACATTCCGCATTACGAAGAAAATACAATCGCCACCACCAGGCTCGCCATCGAAGCCCGCAAGCGCATGTTCGAGATTGCCGCCGATGAAAAGATCGACTTCGATCTGGAGAAGCGCGGCATCCTGCATATTTACCGCTCGAAATATGGCTATGACCACGCTGTTAAGGTCAACAAGCTGCTCGAAGCCGGTGGTCTTGACCGCCGTGCTGTCACCAATGAGGAAATTCGCAGCATCGAGCCAACGCTGAACGGTTCTTTCTATGGCGGTTTCTTTACACCGTCCGATTCCACTGGCGATATTCACAAATTCACACGCGGTCTTGCCGCTGCTGCCATCCGCCACGGCGTTCGCTTTATAGGCGATGCCGATGTCTCGGCCTTGAAGCATGGAACCGACGGTGTTGTGGTCGAATGGGGCAAGGCGTCGGTTGCCAATTCTGCAACCGAGACCGAGCGATTTGACGCCATCGTCATCTGCGCCGGTATTGCCAGCCGCAAGTTTGCTGCTCAATTGGGCGACCGCGTCAACATCTACCCGGTCAAAGGCTACTCAATCACCGTCAATCTTGACGATGTCGAAAGCCAGAAATCAGCACCTTGGGTCAGCCTGCTGGATGATGATGCAAAGATCGTCACCAGCCGTCTTGGCGCTGGCCGCCTGCGCGTGGCTGGAACTGCCGAATATAATGGCGAAAACCGTGACATCCGGCATGATCGCGTTAAACCACTGGTCGACTGGAGCCGTGATCTCTTTCCGGGCATGGACACGTCAAATGTCGTGCCATGGGCCGGTTTGCGTCCGATGATGCCGAACATGCTGCCGCGCGTTGGTGCGGGCAAGCGTCCCGGTGTCTTCTACAACACAGGTCATGGTCATCTGGGCTGGACCCTCTCGGCTGCTACGGCGGAAATCGTTGCTGATCATATCAGCGCCGCGATACCGGTTGATGCCAAGCTGCATACTGGCTGGCTTGCAGCTGCCGAATAG
- a CDS encoding Lrp/AsnC ligand binding domain-containing protein, with protein sequence MKPVFLQLQCAPGKTYEVAKTLFEREIVSELYSTSGEFDLLAKVYIPEDQDVGKFINENVLDIPGIARSLTTLTFTAF encoded by the coding sequence ATGAAGCCTGTCTTTCTGCAACTGCAATGCGCACCCGGCAAGACGTACGAGGTTGCAAAAACCCTGTTCGAACGCGAGATCGTCTCGGAACTCTATTCAACCAGCGGCGAATTTGATCTTTTGGCGAAAGTCTACATTCCTGAAGATCAGGATGTCGGCAAATTCATCAATGAGAACGTGCTCGACATTCCAGGCATTGCCCGTTCATTGACGACACTGACCTTCACGGCGTTCTGA
- the ilvD gene encoding dihydroxy-acid dehydratase: protein MPPYRSRTTTHGRNMAGARGLWRATGMKDEDFGKPIIAVVNSFTQFVPGHVHLKDLGQLVAREIESAGGVAKEFNTIAVDDGIAMGHDGMLYSLPSREIIADSVEYMVNAHCADAMVCISNCDKITPGMLMAALRLNIPVVFVSGGPMEAGKVVWDDKEKKLDLVDAMVAAADDRISDEEVKAIERSACPTCGSCSGMFTANSMNCLTEALGLSLPGNGSTLATHADRRRLFVEAGHLVVDLARRYYEQDDETVLPRSIASFAAFENAMTLDIAMGGSTNTVLHLLAAAHEGEVDFTMSDIDRLSRRVPVLCKVAPAVANVHMEDVHHAGGVMGILGELDRAGLLDTSVYSVHAANLGAALDRWDVVRSKNKSVHDFFMAAPGGVPTQVAFSQERRFADVDLDREKGVIRNLEHAYSKDGGLAVLYGNLAEDGCIVKTAGVDDSILKFSGPARIFESQDSAVLGILNGGIKPGDIVLIRYEGPRGGPGMQEMLYPTSYLKSKGLGKACALITDGRFSGGSSGLSIGHVSPEAAEGGLIGLVQEGDIINIDIPNRGIHLAVDDAVLAERRAQMEAKGTAAWKPEEKRKRKITTALRAYGAMATSAAKGAVRQIPDDWN, encoded by the coding sequence ATGCCTCCTTATCGTTCACGCACAACCACACATGGCCGCAACATGGCAGGTGCCCGCGGGCTCTGGCGCGCGACCGGCATGAAGGATGAGGATTTCGGCAAACCGATTATTGCTGTGGTCAATTCCTTCACCCAGTTCGTTCCGGGCCACGTTCACTTGAAAGATCTCGGCCAGCTTGTTGCGCGCGAAATCGAGAGCGCTGGCGGCGTTGCCAAGGAATTCAACACAATTGCCGTCGATGATGGCATCGCCATGGGCCATGACGGCATGCTGTATTCGTTGCCATCGCGCGAAATCATCGCCGACAGCGTCGAATATATGGTCAATGCCCACTGCGCCGATGCCATGGTCTGCATTTCCAATTGTGACAAGATCACACCGGGCATGCTGATGGCGGCGCTGCGCCTCAACATACCCGTGGTGTTCGTTTCCGGCGGGCCAATGGAAGCGGGCAAGGTTGTCTGGGATGACAAGGAAAAGAAGCTTGATCTTGTTGATGCCATGGTGGCTGCCGCCGATGACCGCATTTCCGATGAGGAAGTGAAGGCCATCGAGCGTTCAGCTTGCCCAACCTGTGGCTCCTGCTCGGGCATGTTCACCGCCAATTCCATGAACTGCCTGACTGAAGCGCTTGGCCTGTCGCTGCCCGGCAATGGATCGACGCTGGCGACCCATGCGGATCGCCGCCGCCTTTTTGTCGAGGCTGGTCATCTGGTCGTTGATCTTGCCCGTCGCTATTACGAGCAGGACGACGAAACGGTTCTGCCGCGCTCCATCGCCTCGTTTGCAGCATTCGAAAACGCCATGACGCTTGATATTGCCATGGGCGGTTCGACCAATACGGTGCTGCATTTGCTGGCCGCTGCCCATGAGGGCGAGGTTGATTTCACCATGAGTGACATTGATCGCCTCTCCCGCCGTGTGCCTGTTCTCTGCAAAGTTGCACCTGCCGTTGCCAATGTTCACATGGAAGATGTGCATCATGCGGGCGGTGTCATGGGCATTCTTGGCGAACTTGACCGTGCGGGTCTGCTCGACACGTCAGTCTATTCCGTACATGCAGCCAACCTCGGCGCGGCGCTCGACCGCTGGGATGTGGTGCGCAGCAAGAACAAGTCGGTACATGACTTCTTCATGGCCGCACCGGGCGGCGTACCGACACAGGTCGCATTCAGCCAGGAACGCCGCTTTGCCGATGTCGATCTCGACCGCGAAAAGGGCGTCATCCGCAATCTTGAACATGCCTATTCGAAGGATGGCGGTCTTGCGGTTCTCTATGGCAATCTGGCAGAAGACGGCTGCATTGTGAAAACCGCCGGTGTTGACGATTCGATCCTGAAGTTCTCCGGCCCTGCCCGCATTTTTGAAAGTCAGGACAGCGCTGTTCTGGGCATTCTCAATGGTGGAATCAAGCCCGGTGATATCGTGCTGATCCGCTATGAAGGTCCGCGCGGTGGACCCGGCATGCAGGAAATGCTCTATCCAACCAGCTATCTGAAATCAAAGGGCCTCGGCAAAGCCTGCGCCCTGATTACCGATGGTCGTTTCTCGGGCGGCTCGTCAGGTCTTTCCATTGGCCATGTTTCACCGGAAGCGGCTGAAGGCGGTCTGATCGGTCTGGTACAGGAAGGCGATATCATCAACATCGATATTCCGAACCGCGGGATTCATCTGGCTGTTGACGATGCTGTTCTGGCCGAGCGCCGTGCCCAGATGGAAGCCAAGGGCACTGCCGCGTGGAAGCCTGAGGAAAAGCGCAAGCGCAAGATCACGACGGCATTGCGCGCTTATGGTGCGATGGCAACCAGCGCCGCCAAGGGTGCCGTGCGCCAGATTCCGGATGACTGGAACTAA